The Paenibacillus beijingensis nucleotide sequence TAAATATCAAGGGGGCATTATTCAAGTGCCTTGCTCCAATCGGAGCAAAGAAAAAGTGATGGAAGCCATTGAAGTGGATAAGGTCAAAACGAAATTTACGGTGAAAACTAACGGTGAGTCCATATCCGGCCATGCATTGGTTTCAATCGACGGGTATGCCGGCGCACTTAGCTGTTCCTCGCTGGAGACGTCGGAAGAAGTCGAGCAGTTTAATAAAAAAGCTGCAGCAACCGTCCAACAGAAATTGCAGAAAGTTGCCCTTTATTTTCAACAACAGAAATTGGATGTGTTTGGAATAGGGGATCGTATTTTCCGTAAAAATCCTGCTTTATGGAGCCGTTTAAAACCGGAATGGGAGGATAGAGTTGCCCGTATTCCGATTAATATTAGCGTAAAAGTAAATACTTACAATAATGGGGTTGACGGCGTTTATTTTGCATGGGGTTTCCCCAACGCCGAACTGGTGCTTTTCTCCATGCTTCTTCCGTTTGTGAAGAGAGAGGGGAAGCATGTGGGTAGATGGATGTTTACGATGCTGCTCGTTAACGGCATTTCGCTTACGATCGTCATTGTATGCACTATCATGGGGCTTGGACAAATGACCGGAATTTATAAATATTCTTTATTTTCCCTCGCGCGTTTGATTGAAGTCAGAGATTTTATCGAAAGAATCGAATCGATACCCGGAATGGCCCTCATCGCCGGTTCCTATATGAAGGCCACCATCGTGTTGTACATTACCAGTCTTGGAATTTCCCAATTATTTCGGATCAATGATTACCGTATCCTTGTTTTTCCGGTCGCAATGGTCGCGCTGCTGCTCTCATTGACCATGTTTACGCACGAAGTCGAATTTATGGAATTCGTAAACAACGTTTGGCCTTTGCTGATTACGTTAACCGGAGTGATCCCAATCCTGGTTTTAACTTTGGTTACGGCAATGAAAAGTATTAAGAAAGGGACCGCAGGAAATTAATTCATCGAGCCGGGCTAACTGATGAACTAATGAGCGGTTCGTCCGGAAATATAGTCGGCTGTCCGAATCGCCAGCGCAACGGTTGTCAAGGTTGGATTGGCCGCCCCGGTTGTCGGAAGTACGCTGTTATCGGCAATATAGAGCCCTTCCGTTCCGTGAATTTGACCATACGGGTCGGCGGCGGAAGTGGCTGGATCAAATCCCATCCGGCACGTTCCCATCTCATGATAATCGGTTCCCGGAGTGTGCAGGCAATAATCTGGCGGCAGGTCAAAGCCTAATAAATCCGCTGTTTTGTGAATCGATTCGATTATTTCGCCAATGATTTCGTTGTCTCTCGCACTATAAGAGAAATCGACTTGTATTTCCGGGATGCCGTATACATCTTGACGATTGCGGTTCAAGAAAAGTTTATTCTCATAACGGGACTCCACCTTGCCGAATGATAATCCGGACAATTCAAAACGTTGTTGTCCGATCCTGCTATAACCCGATCTAAGGAACTGTAATTGAAATGGCTTTCCTACCGATTCGGGAACAAGGATTTGCGCCGGCCACTCCATATAGGGCGGGTTCCCGATATCCGGCAAATATGCAGGCTTTGCGCTCGCCCTGAGCGTGAAGTCAAGAAACGAATGATTGGTAAGATAATGCCCGATCGGCCCATCGTTAATTCCGGAGTACAGAAGCAGCCTCGGGGTTTCGAACGCATTTGCCGATATAACAAGAGATTTCGTTCGCAGCGAATAGGTCGTCTTGTCCGGCGTCATGACCTCGATTCCGGCCACTTTCTTGTTAGCAGTCAAAATTCGGATCGCCCTCGCATGGATCGCCAAATCATACGGATGCAGCTTCGAGGCATCCGCCAAAAACGAAATCGAACTGAAATATACGACGGGCCCATATCGTGCCGGATCAAGGTTAATCGCCTTCGGCGCAATTTGAGCTTGCGGAACCCCTTTTTCCCAAAATCGATTGAGCACTGCTTGTTGCAATGGAGTTACCCATTCCGTCTGTTTGGATACGAACATCTGTTGTTCGGCGATATTATAATACGTCTCCATTTCTTGGGCGGAAACGGGGAGGTGCTGCAGCTCGAATGCGCTCATTCGGGGCGAAACGAGTCCCCAATAGAGCATTCTTCCACCTAGAGCGAACACTTCTCTGGCTCCGGGCATGTCCGGAAAGAAGTCTCCGATCGGGAATGAATGAAGAGGGTCTAAAAAAAAGTCCCAAAACCTTCCATCCAGTGTCGGAAAATTTGCAATATGCGCTTGCAAGACGATGGGCCCCCGCTCGACGACCCCGACTTTCTTTCCGGTCTGCCG carries:
- a CDS encoding GMC oxidoreductase; this translates as MGNPLKYYLANDGDTLVAIANRYNVEVDQLILLNPHLRDPDIKLGGCLLSIPPSTERKFDLSGIPVCPPRKIEYPMKQFIALTSLEQMAETDYDVIIVGTGAGGGAALWRLCERWRQTGKKVGVVERGPIVLQAHIANFPTLDGRFWDFFLDPLHSFPIGDFFPDMPGAREVFALGGRMLYWGLVSPRMSAFELQHLPVSAQEMETYYNIAEQQMFVSKQTEWVTPLQQAVLNRFWEKGVPQAQIAPKAINLDPARYGPVVYFSSISFLADASKLHPYDLAIHARAIRILTANKKVAGIEVMTPDKTTYSLRTKSLVISANAFETPRLLLYSGINDGPIGHYLTNHSFLDFTLRASAKPAYLPDIGNPPYMEWPAQILVPESVGKPFQLQFLRSGYSRIGQQRFELSGLSFGKVESRYENKLFLNRNRQDVYGIPEIQVDFSYSARDNEIIGEIIESIHKTADLLGFDLPPDYCLHTPGTDYHEMGTCRMGFDPATSAADPYGQIHGTEGLYIADNSVLPTTGAANPTLTTVALAIRTADYISGRTAH
- a CDS encoding Ger(x)C family spore germination protein, with the protein product MPLTGCWNAVELDQWGFVQGIAIDTGKNNMIELTVQFYKPGGEESGGKKGGGSSGGGETVNLKTRDASVFEAIRDITIHLGRKAQWSHMRVIIIGEDLAKKTELGDILDFFMRDHEPRPTVAVAIGQGKAARYLTSKPFLESSMGMQLRKSEKMSHQFAGKTLRATLMDLAHQLKNETQVVMMPFIYFDPKSQPFEAAVTGLMIVKNGKMVQKVPPNKIEGLLMLIDKYQGGIIQVPCSNRSKEKVMEAIEVDKVKTKFTVKTNGESISGHALVSIDGYAGALSCSSLETSEEVEQFNKKAAATVQQKLQKVALYFQQQKLDVFGIGDRIFRKNPALWSRLKPEWEDRVARIPINISVKVNTYNNGVDGVYFAWGFPNAELVLFSMLLPFVKREGKHVGRWMFTMLLVNGISLTIVIVCTIMGLGQMTGIYKYSLFSLARLIEVRDFIERIESIPGMALIAGSYMKATIVLYITSLGISQLFRINDYRILVFPVAMVALLLSLTMFTHEVEFMEFVNNVWPLLITLTGVIPILVLTLVTAMKSIKKGTAGN